The Hypomesus transpacificus isolate Combined female chromosome 2, fHypTra1, whole genome shotgun sequence genome window below encodes:
- the LOC124482850 gene encoding uncharacterized protein LOC124482850 isoform X2 — protein MTLISRFETDIRTQVTWFKQDLSGNVTLVKLFSQQAYPNHDRYFVSVDGSNIMLTVTQITAEDSGRYFAVRLNGLNFEAGTIQDIAVTDQLAVPVMRVFQQSGPVRVFLCEVIGGGQGWSKPYWMGVDGQNMTVDSEMIRSFDENGLFTQSTILIPSLADGVKAAMCVCRRESTGTMIQSGIQILTTKKVTGSCDILLYVVLLTCLLLLLAGAAAAVRATRSGCVTAYRLSRRS, from the exons ATGACCCTCATCAGCCGGTTTGAAACAGATATCAGAACCCAAGTTACCTGGTTCAAACAGGATCTCAGCGGAAATGTGACATTGGTAAAGTTATTCAGTCAGCAAGCTTATCCAAATCACGACCGTTATTTTGTCTCGGTTGACGGCTCCAATATCATGTTGACGGTTACCCAAATTACCGCTGAGGACTCGGGACGATACTTTGCAGTGAGGCTTAACGGCTTGAACTTCGAGGCAGGAACTATACAGGACATCGCCGTGACAG ACCAACTTGCCGTCCCGGTAATGCGTGTGTTCCAACAGTCGGGACCGGTGCGCGTGTTTCTTTGCGAGGTAATCGGTGGCGGGCAGGGATGGAGCAAACCATACTGGATGGGGGTTGACGGACAAAACATGACAGTGGATAGCGAGATGATCAGATCGTTTGACGAAAACGGTTTGTTCACTCAATCAACCATCCTCATCCCGTCATTGGCAGACGGAGTAAAGGccgccatgtgtgtgtgtcgtcggGAGAGCACAGGAACCATGATCCAATCCGGTATACAAATACTAACAACCAAGAAGG TGACGGGTTCCTGTGATATCCTGCTGTACGTGGTTCTCCTGACCTGCCTGCTGCTTCTGCTGGCCGGCGCAGCGGCTGCTGTGCGGGCCACGAGGAGCGGGTGTGTCACCGCCTATAGGTTATCTCGGAGGAGCTGA
- the LOC124482850 gene encoding uncharacterized protein LOC124482850 isoform X1, translated as MNLLLFLCIVLLIGSADVWLTSSSLHFGDQEDMTLISRFETDIRTQVTWFKQDLSGNVTLVKLFSQQAYPNHDRYFVSVDGSNIMLTVTQITAEDSGRYFAVRLNGLNFEAGTIQDIAVTDQLAVPVMRVFQQSGPVRVFLCEVIGGGQGWSKPYWMGVDGQNMTVDSEMIRSFDENGLFTQSTILIPSLADGVKAAMCVCRRESTGTMIQSGIQILTTKKVTGSCDILLYVVLLTCLLLLLAGAAAAVRATRSGCVTAYRLSRRS; from the exons ATGAATTTACTACTGTTTTTGTGCATCGTTTTACTAATTG GCTCAGCTGATGTGTGGCTCACTTCCAGCTCGCTCCATTTCGGAGATCAAGAGGACATGACCCTCATCAGCCGGTTTGAAACAGATATCAGAACCCAAGTTACCTGGTTCAAACAGGATCTCAGCGGAAATGTGACATTGGTAAAGTTATTCAGTCAGCAAGCTTATCCAAATCACGACCGTTATTTTGTCTCGGTTGACGGCTCCAATATCATGTTGACGGTTACCCAAATTACCGCTGAGGACTCGGGACGATACTTTGCAGTGAGGCTTAACGGCTTGAACTTCGAGGCAGGAACTATACAGGACATCGCCGTGACAG ACCAACTTGCCGTCCCGGTAATGCGTGTGTTCCAACAGTCGGGACCGGTGCGCGTGTTTCTTTGCGAGGTAATCGGTGGCGGGCAGGGATGGAGCAAACCATACTGGATGGGGGTTGACGGACAAAACATGACAGTGGATAGCGAGATGATCAGATCGTTTGACGAAAACGGTTTGTTCACTCAATCAACCATCCTCATCCCGTCATTGGCAGACGGAGTAAAGGccgccatgtgtgtgtgtcgtcggGAGAGCACAGGAACCATGATCCAATCCGGTATACAAATACTAACAACCAAGAAGG TGACGGGTTCCTGTGATATCCTGCTGTACGTGGTTCTCCTGACCTGCCTGCTGCTTCTGCTGGCCGGCGCAGCGGCTGCTGTGCGGGCCACGAGGAGCGGGTGTGTCACCGCCTATAGGTTATCTCGGAGGAGCTGA
- the LOC124482850 gene encoding uncharacterized protein LOC124482850 isoform X3, whose amino-acid sequence MNLLLFLCIVLLIGSADVWLTSSSLHFGDQEDMTLISRFETDIRTQVTWFKQDLSGNVTLVKLFSQQAYPNHDRYFVSVDGSNIMLTVTQITAEDSGRYFAVRLNGLNFEAGTIQDIAVTVGTGARVSLRDGVKAAMCVCRRESTGTMIQSGIQILTTKKVTGSCDILLYVVLLTCLLLLLAGAAAAVRATRSGCVTAYRLSRRS is encoded by the exons ATGAATTTACTACTGTTTTTGTGCATCGTTTTACTAATTG GCTCAGCTGATGTGTGGCTCACTTCCAGCTCGCTCCATTTCGGAGATCAAGAGGACATGACCCTCATCAGCCGGTTTGAAACAGATATCAGAACCCAAGTTACCTGGTTCAAACAGGATCTCAGCGGAAATGTGACATTGGTAAAGTTATTCAGTCAGCAAGCTTATCCAAATCACGACCGTTATTTTGTCTCGGTTGACGGCTCCAATATCATGTTGACGGTTACCCAAATTACCGCTGAGGACTCGGGACGATACTTTGCAGTGAGGCTTAACGGCTTGAACTTCGAGGCAGGAACTATACAGGACATCGCCGTGACAG TCGGGACCGGTGCGCGTGTTTCTTTGCGAG ACGGAGTAAAGGccgccatgtgtgtgtgtcgtcggGAGAGCACAGGAACCATGATCCAATCCGGTATACAAATACTAACAACCAAGAAGG TGACGGGTTCCTGTGATATCCTGCTGTACGTGGTTCTCCTGACCTGCCTGCTGCTTCTGCTGGCCGGCGCAGCGGCTGCTGTGCGGGCCACGAGGAGCGGGTGTGTCACCGCCTATAGGTTATCTCGGAGGAGCTGA
- the LOC124482839 gene encoding meiotic recombination protein REC8 homolog: protein MFYYPCVLERQTGCFATIWLAATKGIKIQRREFLKVNVKRTCDDIMDYVLVRVPPPQPGLPRPRFSLYLSAQLQYGTVIVYHHQCAMLLEEIQSTVARLTKPRSSQRIDMEDPGRQSLDQDALFSMEEHEWANDPFFGQMHSGILVPSPGTLVQLDLEVMRRVSPEHPLLSSPGTPPLEGLTASSGSITLLEREPASLPSSQQFEGAELAEVTDAELGMIELLMDQSDHFPESCRPLPFPSRTPQRQGCPRRCLQLCPRRCLQLCPGRGPLHLGPARGPLQRPPGPSSPPGLERRKDVAAERERPELLPSGRTQTRRRRGRRQLLFMDEHTQISQDVLRRQLDNHLIQTQSPVFVSLPSQTIVSPYGLLNKPCSTLPPDLLLLWQQAAIISPLLGSDLLVGERGTDSDSERERERVGDRGEEDGEIEEEKEISSKEVLRELAESGLSQPDLSAPSLLTMEVSDREGSHDISLLDPPESQGSSGSGRSVSRLMDIPEEAQAPLGREEAQVPLGREEAQVPLG from the exons ATGTTTTATTACCCATGTGTTTTGGAGCGGCAAACAGGTTGCTTCGCCACAATTTG GCTGGCTGCGACCAAGGGAATCAAAATCCAAAGAAGAGAATTTCTCAAAGTTAATGTCAAACGGACCTG CGATGACATCATGGACTACGTGCTGGTGCGCGTCCCGCCGCCGCAACCAGGCCTGCCGCGTCCGCGCTTCTCTCTGTACCTGTCCGCGCAGCTGCAGTATGGCACCGTTATCGTCTATCACCACCAGTGTGCCATGCTGCTGG AGGAAATCCAGAGCACCGTTGCCCGGCTAACTAAGCCCAGGAGCTCCCAGAGGATCGACATGGAGGACCCTGGCAG ACAGTCCCTGGACCAGGATGCCCTGTTCTCAATGGAGGAGCATGAGTGGGCCAATGACCCTTTTTTTGGACAGATGCATTCTGGGATCTTGGTGCCCAGCCCCGGCACACTGGTGCAG CTGGACCTGGAGGTGATGAGAAGGGTTTCTCCAGAGCACCCCCTGCTGTCCAGCCCAGGCACGCCACCtctagaag GTTTGACAGCATCTTCAGGTTCTATCACCCTGCTAGAGAGAGAGCCCGCATCCCTCCCCTCATCGcag cAGTTTGAAGGGGCGGAGCTTGCTGAGGTCACAGATGCCGAGCTGGGCATGATTGAGCTGCTGATGGACCAATCAGATCATTTCCCAGAGT CCTGCAGACCCCTGCCCTTCCCATCGAGGACCCCTCAGCGTCAGGGCTGTCCACGGAGGTGCCTGCAGCTCTGTCCACGGAGGTGCCTGCAGCTCTGTCCAGGGAGAGGACCCCTCCACCTCGGTCCAGCGAGAGGACCCCTGCAGCGGCCCCCTGGGCCGAGCAGCCCTCCtggactggagaggaggaaagacgtggctgctgagagagagagacct gagctcCTACCGTCAGGGAGGACtcagaccaggaggaggagggggaggagacagctTCTCTTCATGGACGAACACACCCAGATCTCCCAGGATGTACTGAGACGACAGCTGGACAATCACCTCATACAGACACAGTCACCT GTATTTGTCAGCCTTCCATCCCAGACGATCGTGTCACCTTATGGCCTTCTCAACAAGCCTTGTTCCA ccctccctccagacctccTGCTGCTATGGCAACAGGCGGCGATCATCAGTCCTCTGTTAGGCTCGGACCTGCTGGTGGGCGAGCGAGGAACAGACTCGGactcggagagagagagggagagggtgggagacaggggcgaggaagatggagagatagaggaggagaaggagatcagCTCAAAGGAG gtgctTCGGGAGCTGGCAGAGTCTGGCCTATCCCAACCTGACTTATCAG CTCCGTCGCTGCTCACGATGGAGGTTTCAGACCGAGAGGGCTCCCACGACATCTCCCTGCTGGACCCCCCCGAGAGCcaagg gtcgtCCGGGTCCGGAAGGTCGGTGTCCAGGCTGATGGACATCCCAGAAGAGGCCCAAGCccccctggggagggaggaggcccaggtccccctggggagggaggaggcccaggtccccctgggg